Proteins found in one Quercus robur chromosome 2, dhQueRobu3.1, whole genome shotgun sequence genomic segment:
- the LOC126706659 gene encoding uncharacterized protein LOC126706659, whose amino-acid sequence MGKKLDAFLGKISFKKSKFSNLVNLAVSRIAALEKQHHVRCGQARSDVIKLLNLGHQERALLRVEVVIKEQNMLDAYAMIENYFHLLVERVVLIQNNKECPNELKEAISSLVYAASRCGELPELQKIRSMFTSRFGKEFTTRAVELCTNCGVNPKIVKKLSTRRLSLDSKLKMLKEIAPTNEIAMHLKRESSLVTEEEKPDVNQKQKQPEPNKSANLNNPQLQAVIDDLPDELKQDSNFSKTMEARKKYRDFGAAAAAEAAFILASQAAAAARAAVELSQPQYKAPGDGSSKSDPQSYRNAALEGKKHINNEFNYEKMQDIENLGSKLAAEKMADNNYGSHVKETGERSRKAEVDKEFSASSLSPIGDNMSGRKKTTQILSRNEMLGKERGFVKFSDRNTKNQDTHDRKSNEQKFQTYHKASTIEGESSLESTNHKDFAKQFDLRLSNIGRRPLSSRSRQRRHSATY is encoded by the exons ATGGGTAAGAAATTAGATGCTTTCCTTGGAAAAATTAGCTTCAAGAAGTCAAAGTTCAGCAACCTGGTTAATCTTGCTGTCTCAAGAATTGCTGCACTTGAGAAGCAGCACCATGTCCGCTGTGGCCAAGCCCGCTCTGATGTCATTAAGCTCCTCAACCTTGGTCACCAAGAACGTGCTCTCCTTCGT GTTGAGGTTGTCATCAAGGAGCAAAACATGTTGGATGCATATGCTATGATAGAAAACTACTTCCATCTCTTGGTGGAGAGGGTTGTACTAATTCAAAACAATAA AGAATGTCCTAATGAGCTCAAGGAGGCAATATCAAGCTTGGTCTACGCAGCCTCAAGATGTGGAGAATTGCCAGAACTGCAAAAGATCAGAAGCATGTTCACATCAAGATTTGGGAAGGAATTCACCACACGTGCTGTTGAATTATGCACTAACTGTGGAGTAAATCCTAAG ATTGTAAAAAAACTTTCAACCCGAAGGCTAAGCTTGGACAGCAAACTCAAAATGCTGAAAGAAATTGCTCCCACAAATGAAATCGCTATGCATCTTAAGAGAGAATCATCTTTGGTAACTGAA GAAGAGAAACCGGATGTGAACCAGAAGCAGAAGCAACCTGAGCCTAACAAATCAGCTAATCTAAATAATCCTCAACTACAAGCAGTCATTGATGATTTGCCTGATGAGCTAAAACAGGATTCAAACTTCTCTAAAACTATGGAAGCAAGGAAGAAATACAGAGATTTTGGTGCTGCAGCAGCAGCTGAAGCAGCTTTCATATTGGCAAGTCAAGCAGCAGCAGCTGCAAGAGCTGCTGTGGAACTATCACAACCTCAGTATAAAGCTCCTGGTGATGGATCTTCAAAATCTGACCCTCAAAGTTATAGAAATGCCGCTTTGGAGGGCAAGAAGCACATAAACAATGAATTCAATTATGAAAAAATGCAGGATATTGAAAACTTGGGCTCTAAATTAGCTGCTGAAAAAATGGCAGATAACAATTATGGTAGTCATGTCAAAGAAACTGGAGAGAGAAGCAGGAAAGCTGAAGTAGATAAGGAATTCTCTGCATCAAGTTTGAGCCCAATTGGTGACAACATGAGTGGGAGGAAGAAGACTACACAAATACTGAGCCGAAATGAGATGTTGGGGAAAGAGAGAGGTTTTGTGAAGTTTAGTGATAGGAATACAAAGAATCAGGACACACATGACAGAAAGTCTAATGAGCAGAAATTTCAAACGTATCACAAAGCATCTACTATAGAAGGAGAATCTAGTTTAGAAAGCACAAATCACAAAGATTTCGCAAAGCAATTTGATTTAAGACTTTCAAACATAGGCAGGAGGCCACTTTCATCACGGAGTAGGCAACGAAGGCACTCTGCAACATATTGA